The window TTCGAAGGCGATAAGACGAAAACCCTACCGTGGTCGTGTTCCGCCGTTATCTTCGCCGGTAATCTCTCCGATTACGACGAATCTCGTTTCTCCTTCATGCCGTAGAGTATTTTCGTAGTTTAAACTGACCGTCCGCttctttttttcagatctgaaatctCGTTTGCCAAACTCCGCCGCCGGTATGTTATTTCTCATGTATTAAGGCGTTTAGCCGCCGGAAAAAccctaaatattttagtattgatTCTTCTTTTCCCTTCGATTTGCAGATCTGTAACGGCTTGGGGCCACATCTTCTCCGACCATATCTTCTCGGACAATATATTCTCCAACTGTAAGTCATTCGtcttttgtttaaaagattttgaGATTGTTGTAGTCTTTTGCTGAAAGATtacccagacgacttccaggaagtgagaagactactcagacgacttccaggaagtgagaagactacttggacgacttccaggaagtcttctacTATGTCTTACtctctggacgacttacatgtaagtcgtccagagaGTAAGACATAgtagaagacttcctggaagtcgtccaagtagtcttctcacttcctggaagtcgtctgagtagtcttctcacttcctggaagtcgtctggaagtcttcTATAGCATTTAGCATAGTGCGCAACCTATGTGTTTGAGATGGTTGTTTGTGATTATTTGCAGGCCTTTAAATGGATTTACCAGAATTCCCGCCGAGGATGTTTACATTAGGAGAAGAGCCTGATGCAATCAGGAGCATTTCGTATCATTCTGATGACACGAAGTTGTTTAAAGCTCTATGTGATTGTCTCACAGCTGACGAATATGAGGATCTGAAGGCGTCGAAGTTAGGAGTGTTCATCAAATTCAAGGAGCTTGACTTTGGTTGGACTTCAAGGCTGGTACATTTTATGCTCTCTTTCCAGCTAGACATCAAGAAGAAGTTTGAGCTCTGGAGTCTTGTCGTTTCACAACCTGTGAGGTTTTCACTGATAGAGTTTGAATACCTCACTGGGCTGAACTGCGATTACATCAAGGACCTGGAAAATCCAAGGTGTGAGGTTACGACGGAGATGGCTGCTTTCTGGGAGAAGATGGGTGTTGATATCGATACTGGGCCAAGTATTGATCAGATAACAGAAGCATTTTACAACTGCGACGAGTGGTCTCGGGATGATCGCATGCGGCTGGGATACCTTGCCATCTACGCAGGGTACATCGAAGGGAAAAAGTTCTCATCCGCTACATCAGCTAGTCTTGCAAGGCTAGTGATGGATTTAGAAAAATTTGAGAATTATCCATGGGGGAGAGTGGCGTTTAAGGTGCTGATGGATTCTCTGAAGGCAAAAGACTTGACGCAAACTGGTTACACTGTTGATGGGTTCATACAAGTGCTCCAAGTGTGGGCGTACTATGCTCTGCCAGAATTGGGTGCTAATTATGGGTCTCCCGTACCAAACAGACCGTCTCCACTGTTGCTGGCTTACAAGGGTGGCAAAAGACAACGCAAATTTTTTAAGGCTGCTATCAATAAACAGGTACTTAACTTCACTCCTAAGacttctcagacgacttaaagttaagtcgtgtGGAAGTCATCCAACAAAAGAccactcagacgacttacttataagtcgtctgagtggtctttttgttggaagactttcagacgacttaactttaagtcgtctgtgatcaaaatacttctcagacgacttaactttaagtcgtctgtgaacaaaatacttctcagacgacttaactaagtttatatcttttatttattgcaGACTATCGTGAAGAACTTCGTTCAGAAGGATTTTGATGAAATGTTTCCAAAATGGGACGGAGACGTAGATGACCCTGCCGCGGATAACATAATTAAAGTCATGTTTAATGATCCTGGATGGGAGTGGACCATGGAATGCTGGCCAGTCACCGGTACTCGCAAGGTTGTGAAGATGGAAGTGATTCCAGTGAAGAATGAAGTGAGTCCCGTGAAGTCAGAGAGTGTTGTGAAGGAAGAAAGTAgcagacctcggaagaaagctcGTAAAGGGTCTTCTGTTTCTGCTGAGAAACCTGCGGCGGGTAGTGAAGGTCAGCAGATTGAAAAGACCTTGAAGGACATATCTGATGCCATTAATCTTGGCTTTGGGACGTGTCTTAAGGAGCTCAAGTTACTGGCGGATAGGATTGAAGCTGTGGAGAAGAAGGTGGGAATCACCAACAGAGGGGGTTCATCTGATGATCGTCAACTTACAACCACTTCAAATCCACCAAAACCTGTTGACGAACCCGGGGTTAGTACCAAAACCTCTCCCAAAATTGCAGAGAAGAGAGTCACTAGGCAATGTGTTAGGAAGAGTCAGGACTGATGTGATTTGTTTCTTGTGTGCTTTGATGAACATGTGTGCTTTGTTTCTAGTGTGCTTTGATGAACCACTGTATGCCTTGATTCTGAACATGTGTGCTTTGTTTCTAGTGTGAATTTGATCTTTTgttaatagtttttaaacacaCTGTGAACTCGAAATTGCAGAGTGAAAGTGTGAATGGGGCGAAAGCAGGACAGAAGGAAGCCAAAGAACCGAGTCTTACTACAGAACCGAGTTCCTCGAGAGAGCTCTGTCTTGTGAGTCCTGCAGACGACTTACCGAGTGAAGATCCTAGCCTTCTTATATTGGACAAACAAGTTTCGACCGCTTCAGATTTACTCGTTGAAGAAGCTAGAAGGCAGACAAAGAAGGAGACTGCTTTGGTGAATCTCCGTAAAAAAAGTGTGCGAGAAAGGAAGCTTGCTCCCACACAGCAAACTCCTTTTAAGGGAAACAGCACTGCCAAACAGATCATTCCAAACAAACAGGTTGGCGGAGGCTATGATCCTTTTGCACCCATTGACAAGATGAAGTCGAAGGAGCTCACTGCATGGGTGCAAAAAGATCCGTAAGTTGCTGTTAAAAATATGCTTActtatatttgattaaaaaaagcttccatttgattatttacattttgtgtTTGCAGTTCTTATAAACTGCCTCTGAAAAAAAAACCACGTAGATGTCGAAGTCGATTCTATCAGGTCCTCCGAACCCCCTTAGAATGGCTAACCGACCATGTAAGTCTTCTGCTATTTTCTTACTCttatataagtcgtctggtagttatctgGTACTTTTCTGATttgtataagtcgtctgtgagtcGTCTGTGAGTTGTCTGTCAGTCGTCTATGAGTCGtctataagtcgtctggtagttatcttacgtaagtcgtctgtaagtcgtctctaagtcgtctctaagtcgtctgtgagtcgtctggtagttatcttacgtaagtcgtctgtaagtcgtctctaagtcgtctctaagtcgtctctaagtcatctctaagtcgtctgtgagtcgtctggtagttatcttacgtaagtcgtctgtatgtcgtctctaagtcgtctgtaagtcgtctctaagtcgtctgtaagtTTTTTTGACttgtattgttttatatgcagCAAATGGATGCTTTTATTAATGTACTGAGGCAACGGTACCAAAACCATCCAGAACATTTCACGAGCGACAGAATGTGCTTTCTTGATCATATCTTTTCTCGGCAGTGGAGGGCCTCCTACCCTGATTTTAAGAGCGACGCTCCTGATGCCAACGGTTTAGGAAGAAGACTCCCTGGTGGGGCGTGGAATTATCATGCAGGCTTGATACCTTCTTTTTGCCAATCTAAGAAGGTTTGGGGGGTGGATGTGGATGATATCTATGCACCTGTGAACTTCAAGAACGAGCATTGGATTGCTATATGGATATCGATCCCTAAGAGGCACATCGTCGTCTGGGACAGCATTGTCTCTCATATTAGGCCTGCAGAACTCGATGAGGTAATGGAGCCTTTTGTCACAATGGTCCCTTATCTGCTTGTTGAGTGCGCGCTCTCTGACGAACAAAAGGTTCAATACACATTGGAGCCATACACATATGCGAGACAAACCGTTGGAGTACCTCAGTGCCGAGCTGGTGATTGTGGGGTTTTCACTCTGAAGTACATCGAATGTCATGCTCTTGGGATAGAATTTCCCACCGCGTTTGACAAAAAACACGGGAAGACCATCAGGGAGAAGATGGCGCTGGATATATTTCGAGAGCTTCCTAAGTGCCATGAATGGGAAAACCAAGACAATGATGAGAACCTGGCAACGTATGATTAGATATTGGATGTGTTATTGCGATTGTATTTGAACTTGATGCTTTTGTGTACTGTTGTTAGGTAGATTAGGGGATGTTAACAGGGTCAGGATAGGATGATGTTTTTTG of the Brassica rapa cultivar Chiifu-401-42 chromosome A03, CAAS_Brap_v3.01, whole genome shotgun sequence genome contains:
- the LOC117132614 gene encoding uncharacterized protein LOC117132614 — translated: MDLPEFPPRMFTLGEEPDAIRSISYHSDDTKLFKALCDCLTADEYEDLKASKLGVFIKFKELDFGWTSRLVHFMLSFQLDIKKKFELWSLVVSQPVRFSLIEFEYLTGLNCDYIKDLENPRCEVTTEMAAFWEKMGVDIDTGPSIDQITEAFYNCDEWSRDDRMRLGYLAIYAGYIEGKKFSSATSASLARLVMDLEKFENYPWGRVAFKVLMDSLKAKDLTQTGYTVDGFIQVLQVWAYYALPELGANYGSPVPNRPSPLLLAYKGGKRQRKFFKAAINKQTIVKNFVQKDFDEMFPKWDGDVDDPAADNIIKVMFNDPGWEWTMECWPVTGTRKVVKMEVIPVKNEVSPVKSESVVKEESSRPRKKARKGSSVSAEKPAAGSEGQQIEKTLKDISDAINLGFGTCLKELKLLADRIEAVEKKVGITNRGGSSDDRQLTTTSNPPKPVDEPGVSTKTSPKIAEKRVTRQCVRKSQDSESVNGAKAGQKEAKEPSLTTEPSSSRELCLVSPADDLPSEDPSLLILDKQVSTASDLLVEEARRQTKKETALVNLRKKSVRERKLAPTQQTPFKGNSTAKQIIPNKQVGGGYDPFAPIDKMKSKELTAWVQKDPVLFYMQQMDAFINVLRQRYQNHPEHFTSDRMCFLDHIFSRQWRASYPDFKSDAPDANGLGRRLPGGAWNYHAGLIPSFCQSKKVWGVDVDDIYAPVNFKNEHWIAIWISIPKRHIVVWDSIVSHIRPAELDEVMEPFVTMVPYLLVECALSDEQKVQYTLEPYTYARQTVGVPQCRAGDCGVFTLKYIECHALGIEFPTAFDKKHGKTIREKMALDIFRELPKCHEWENQDNDENLATYD